One genomic region from Kamptonema formosum PCC 6407 encodes:
- a CDS encoding NifU family protein, producing the protein MTTLALTRENVEQVLDELRPYLMSDGGNVELVEIEGPVVQLRLQGACGSCPSSAMTLRMGIERRLRETIPEIAEVEQVM; encoded by the coding sequence ATGACAACACTAGCACTCACGAGAGAAAATGTAGAACAAGTTCTGGATGAGTTGCGGCCCTACCTGATGTCTGACGGCGGGAACGTTGAACTGGTAGAGATTGAAGGCCCAGTAGTCCAACTGCGATTGCAAGGAGCTTGTGGTTCTTGCCCCAGCTCAGCCATGACTTTGAGAATGGGAATTGAGCGCCGCTTGCGTGAAACTATTCCCGAAATTGCCGAAGTCGAACAGGTAATGTAA
- a CDS encoding DUF3386 domain-containing protein, with amino-acid sequence MTEQANARDLFRAAYEHRYTWDSNFPGYSADVELKQNEEIYTGHIAIKPDMTVEVSGIEDEEVQQSVYTQLRDIVTHRKRGSFEKSHGNNSFSLGETDSDGAVEILVKGDSMGSNYKIRGLLISQVSRVMGRMAFVIDTHESLETPEGSLASRYDAVFRNPQTGDILKELEFQDTFEKIGDYYVMTKQVIHSKEDGQVTTTEFNYSNVKLLEPALV; translated from the coding sequence ATGACTGAGCAAGCAAACGCTCGCGACTTATTTCGCGCCGCCTACGAACATCGATACACCTGGGACTCAAACTTTCCCGGTTACAGCGCTGATGTCGAACTCAAGCAAAATGAGGAAATCTACACCGGCCATATTGCAATCAAACCAGACATGACCGTAGAAGTCAGCGGTATCGAAGACGAAGAAGTGCAGCAAAGCGTTTACACTCAACTCCGGGATATTGTAACCCACCGCAAACGGGGATCGTTTGAGAAATCTCACGGCAATAATAGCTTTAGCTTAGGCGAAACCGATAGCGACGGAGCTGTGGAAATCTTGGTTAAAGGTGACTCGATGGGGTCTAACTACAAAATCCGAGGCCTTTTAATTTCTCAAGTTAGCCGAGTTATGGGTCGGATGGCCTTTGTGATTGATACCCACGAAAGCTTAGAAACACCAGAAGGCTCTCTAGCCAGCCGCTACGATGCCGTTTTCCGCAACCCTCAGACTGGAGACATCCTCAAAGAACTTGAATTTCAAGATACCTTTGAGAAAATTGGCGACTACTACGTGATGACTAAACAGGTGATTCACTCTAAAGAAGATGGACAAGTCACAACAACTGAGTTTAACTACTCTAACGTCAAACTGTTAGAACCTGCCCTTGTTTAG
- a CDS encoding IS110 family RNA-guided transposase, producing the protein MSNFTQINPNAAGIDIGSQEHWVCVPPDRTSQNVRKFGCFTPDLIEMASWLVECGIDTIAMESTGVYWIPAFQIFEARGIEVKLVNAHHVKTVPGRKSDVLDCQWLQQLHTYGLLSGSFRPDDQSCVLRSYIRHRDNLIKSSSSHVLRMQKALIQMNLQLHKVISDITGVTGMAIIRAIVAGERNPQVLANLKNSRIKSSTADIAKALSGDYRVEHIFVLKQELQLYDIYQEQIASCDVEIERYLASFASEENHPPPDPPKRGNRKPRGHEPNFDLRHQLYRISGVDFTQIPGFDVLTVQALLSEVGLDATRFPTVKHFCSWLGLCPSARITGGKVKSSHTRCVVNRAANAFRLAAQSLSRSQSALGAFYRRLRARLGAPEANTATAHKLARIFYHLWSTKTAYADSGADYYEQKYRQRIVSKLEKTAQSLGFELVACASKLD; encoded by the coding sequence ATGTCTAATTTCACCCAGATTAACCCAAATGCCGCAGGTATAGATATTGGCTCACAAGAACACTGGGTTTGCGTTCCACCTGATCGAACGTCACAGAATGTACGTAAATTTGGCTGTTTTACCCCTGACTTAATCGAGATGGCCTCATGGTTAGTGGAATGTGGGATAGACACCATCGCGATGGAATCGACAGGAGTCTATTGGATACCAGCCTTTCAAATTTTTGAAGCCAGGGGTATCGAAGTCAAACTGGTGAATGCCCATCACGTCAAAACCGTACCGGGCAGAAAAAGTGATGTGTTGGATTGTCAATGGTTGCAACAGCTACATACTTATGGTTTATTGTCCGGTTCCTTTCGTCCTGATGACCAAAGTTGTGTTCTACGTAGTTACATTCGCCACCGCGATAACTTAATCAAAAGCAGTAGCAGCCACGTACTGCGGATGCAGAAAGCATTAATTCAAATGAATCTGCAACTACATAAAGTCATCAGTGACATCACAGGAGTCACTGGGATGGCAATTATCCGCGCCATTGTAGCTGGAGAAAGGAATCCTCAAGTCTTAGCTAATTTGAAAAATTCTCGGATTAAAAGTAGTACCGCAGATATTGCTAAAGCCTTGAGTGGAGACTATCGAGTTGAGCATATATTTGTGTTAAAACAAGAGTTACAACTCTACGACATCTATCAAGAGCAAATTGCTAGCTGCGATGTGGAGATTGAGCGATATTTAGCTAGCTTTGCTAGCGAAGAAAACCATCCTCCACCAGACCCTCCCAAACGGGGTAACAGAAAGCCCAGAGGTCACGAACCCAATTTTGACTTGCGCCATCAGTTGTATCGGATTAGTGGAGTAGATTTTACTCAAATCCCTGGTTTTGATGTCCTCACAGTACAAGCTCTGCTCTCGGAAGTCGGATTGGATGCTACTCGTTTTCCCACTGTTAAGCATTTTTGTTCTTGGTTAGGGTTGTGTCCGTCTGCGAGGATTACAGGCGGTAAAGTCAAAAGTTCTCATACCCGTTGTGTAGTTAATCGGGCTGCTAATGCCTTCCGTTTAGCTGCTCAATCTTTATCTCGCTCTCAATCAGCTTTGGGGGCTTTTTATCGTCGGTTACGAGCCAGATTGGGCGCTCCAGAGGCTAATACCGCTACTGCCCACAAGCTAGCCCGCATCTTCTATCACCTCTGGAGTACAAAAACCGCTTATGCCGATTCAGGTGCTGACTATTACGAACAGAAATATCGACAACGTATTGTCTCTAAGCTGGAGAAAACAGCTCAATCTCTTGGGTTTGAGCTGGTTGCTTGCGCCTCAAAACTAGATTGA
- the dnaK gene encoding molecular chaperone DnaK — MGKVVGIDLGTTNSCVAVMEGGKPTVIANAEGGRTTPSVVAYAKNGDQLVGQIAKRQAVMNPENTFYSVKRFIGRRVDEVAHETTEVSYKVLNVGNSLKLDIPARGKQLSPEEISAQVLRKLVEDASKYLGETVTQAVITVPAYFNDSQRQATKDAGRIAGIEVLRIINEPTAAALAYGLDKKSNETILVFDLGGGTFDVSVLEVGDGVFEVLATSGDTHLGGDDFDKKIVDYIAAEFQRAEGIDLRKDKQALQRLTEAAEKAKIELSSVTQAEINLPFITATQDGPKHLDMTLTRGKFEELCADLIDRSRVPVENALRDAKLDKAAIDEVVLVGGSTRIPAVQELVRRILGKEPNQTVNPDEVVAVGAAIQAGVLSGEVKDILLLDVTPLSLGVETLGGVMTKIIPRNTTIPTKKSETFSTAVDGQTNVEIHVLQGEREMSNDNKSLGTFRLDGIPPAPRGVPQIEVTFDIDANGILNVAAKDKGTGKEQSISITGASTLPGNEVERMVKEAEANATADKERRERIDRKNQADSLAYQIEKQLAELGDKVPAADKTKIEGLIKDLRDAIAKEDDDRIKTLTTELQQAFYAVSSNLYQQAGGDGGPGGPGGPGAPGGGATGGGSAPDDVIDADFTEAKQ, encoded by the coding sequence ATGGGAAAAGTAGTTGGAATTGACTTAGGTACGACTAACTCCTGCGTCGCAGTTATGGAAGGCGGTAAACCCACCGTCATTGCCAACGCCGAGGGGGGTCGCACAACTCCTTCTGTAGTCGCATACGCCAAAAATGGCGATCAGCTAGTGGGACAAATCGCCAAGCGTCAAGCGGTGATGAACCCCGAAAACACTTTTTACTCTGTCAAGCGGTTTATTGGTCGTCGGGTGGACGAAGTAGCCCACGAAACTACTGAAGTTTCCTACAAAGTCCTCAATGTCGGTAATAGCCTGAAGCTGGACATTCCCGCACGCGGTAAGCAACTTTCCCCAGAAGAAATTTCTGCTCAAGTGCTTCGCAAACTCGTAGAAGATGCTAGCAAATACCTGGGCGAAACTGTCACCCAAGCTGTAATTACTGTCCCTGCTTACTTCAATGACTCTCAGCGTCAAGCTACCAAAGATGCTGGCCGCATTGCTGGGATTGAAGTGCTGCGGATTATCAACGAACCGACAGCCGCCGCTCTTGCTTACGGTTTAGATAAAAAGAGCAATGAAACTATCCTTGTATTTGACTTAGGCGGCGGTACGTTTGACGTATCAGTGCTAGAAGTTGGCGATGGCGTATTTGAAGTATTAGCAACTTCTGGGGATACTCACTTAGGTGGTGATGACTTCGATAAGAAAATTGTCGATTATATCGCCGCAGAATTCCAAAGAGCTGAAGGTATTGACCTCCGCAAAGACAAACAAGCTTTGCAACGGTTAACTGAAGCGGCAGAGAAAGCGAAAATTGAGCTTTCTAGCGTTACTCAAGCTGAAATTAACCTGCCATTTATTACCGCGACTCAAGATGGCCCAAAACATTTGGACATGACTTTGACGCGGGGCAAATTTGAAGAACTTTGTGCAGATTTAATTGACCGCAGTCGCGTCCCAGTTGAAAATGCTCTCCGCGACGCTAAGTTAGATAAGGCTGCGATCGATGAAGTTGTTCTAGTTGGTGGTTCTACTCGTATCCCCGCAGTTCAAGAACTGGTGCGCCGGATTTTGGGTAAGGAACCTAACCAAACTGTTAACCCGGATGAAGTGGTGGCTGTTGGTGCTGCTATTCAAGCAGGTGTGCTTTCCGGTGAAGTCAAAGATATCTTGTTGCTTGACGTTACCCCGCTGTCTCTGGGTGTGGAAACTTTGGGCGGTGTGATGACGAAGATTATTCCCCGTAATACCACCATTCCTACTAAGAAGTCGGAAACTTTCTCGACTGCTGTAGATGGCCAAACTAACGTGGAAATTCACGTTCTGCAAGGCGAACGGGAAATGTCTAACGACAACAAGAGTCTGGGAACTTTCCGCTTAGATGGCATTCCTCCTGCACCTCGTGGCGTACCTCAAATTGAGGTGACATTCGATATCGATGCTAACGGTATTTTGAATGTGGCTGCTAAGGATAAAGGTACTGGTAAGGAACAGTCTATTAGCATTACTGGTGCTTCTACTTTACCAGGCAATGAAGTTGAGCGGATGGTGAAGGAAGCGGAGGCGAATGCTACTGCTGATAAGGAACGTCGCGAACGGATCGATCGCAAGAATCAAGCTGATTCTTTAGCCTATCAAATCGAGAAGCAGTTAGCTGAACTTGGTGATAAGGTTCCTGCTGCTGATAAGACTAAGATTGAAGGGTTGATTAAGGACTTGCGAGATGCGATCGCGAAGGAAGATGACGATCGCATCAAGACGCTGACGACGGAACTGCAACAAGCTTTCTATGCTGTTAGCAGCAACCTTTATCAGCAAGCAGGTGGTGATGGCGGCCCTGGCGGCCCTGGTGGCCCTGGTGCTCCTGGTGGTGGCGCAACTGGTGGCGGTTCCGCCCCTGATGATGTGATTGACGCTGACTTTACTGAAGCGAAGCAGTAA
- a CDS encoding DUF2726 domain-containing protein — MSNCFLDRYEEITYEKLRAVCEPYNAHVFSKVRLADILPVNKSGLSDNDFRFALQSHTDFLVTNSKYEVEFCVEFDGSSHNKPEQIRRDNQKNALFDYFKKTLLRITSKYLDPKYRGLDLLTYFVEVWFIKKHFYESQERGDLPFDEIFDPAFIFDDGKQQFPYWLSLEQQVIIQKLFEEGRVAQPAPSDWVGIDSDNNYHCLTWLLIKPDTAIYVKIDMRNQRFCGVITSDLLVMIAVCELYEELKILLSGKLEAPPRSALEQELDFYRQSYKLCQTSSCEILGSS; from the coding sequence ATGAGTAACTGTTTCCTTGATCGCTACGAAGAAATCACCTATGAGAAACTGCGGGCTGTCTGCGAGCCTTACAACGCTCATGTTTTCTCCAAAGTGCGTCTAGCAGACATATTACCTGTAAATAAAAGTGGTTTGTCAGACAATGATTTTCGATTTGCACTGCAATCTCATACAGACTTTCTAGTTACTAATTCAAAGTACGAAGTAGAATTTTGTGTTGAGTTTGACGGTTCTAGTCATAATAAACCAGAGCAAATCAGGAGAGACAATCAGAAAAATGCTCTGTTTGACTACTTTAAAAAAACCTTACTACGGATCACATCCAAATATCTTGACCCTAAATATAGAGGGTTGGATTTACTAACATACTTTGTTGAAGTTTGGTTTATTAAAAAACACTTTTACGAATCACAGGAGCGTGGCGATCTACCATTTGATGAGATTTTCGATCCTGCTTTCATTTTTGATGATGGTAAACAGCAATTTCCATATTGGCTTTCTCTTGAACAACAAGTTATTATTCAGAAGCTTTTTGAGGAAGGGAGGGTGGCACAACCTGCCCCGTCTGATTGGGTAGGTATAGATTCAGATAATAACTATCATTGTCTTACTTGGCTCTTGATTAAACCCGATACCGCTATATATGTGAAAATAGATATGCGTAATCAAAGATTTTGTGGTGTTATCACCAGTGATTTACTTGTTATGATTGCGGTATGTGAGCTCTATGAGGAATTAAAAATACTTCTTTCAGGCAAATTGGAGGCTCCTCCACGTTCGGCTTTGGAGCAAGAACTAGATTTTTACCGTCAGTCGTACAAATTGTGCCAAACTTCTAGTTGTGAAATATTAGGCTCTAGTTAG
- a CDS encoding DUF4112 domain-containing protein, whose protein sequence is MTPRKPSPINPPHPSHLANLRRIRQISHLLDNAIGIPGTRYRIGIDPILGIVPGGGDFVAMVFSAYMIVTAAQMGLSQEKLVQMVSNVIVDTFAGTVPVVGDLFDVAWKSNIKNLELLEEHLGSPQTGTAVNWWFVGALLGGLLLVMLLIISLSVAIIGWLASALFGG, encoded by the coding sequence ATGACTCCCAGAAAACCTTCACCTATTAACCCTCCTCACCCATCCCACCTTGCTAATTTGCGGCGGATTCGGCAAATTAGCCATTTACTTGACAATGCAATTGGTATCCCTGGTACAAGATATCGGATTGGAATCGATCCCATCTTAGGAATTGTACCCGGAGGCGGCGATTTTGTAGCAATGGTTTTCTCAGCTTATATGATAGTGACAGCCGCTCAAATGGGACTATCGCAGGAAAAACTGGTGCAAATGGTTTCTAATGTTATTGTAGATACCTTTGCGGGTACTGTTCCAGTAGTAGGAGATTTATTTGATGTAGCCTGGAAATCTAATATCAAAAACTTAGAATTGCTAGAGGAGCATTTAGGTTCACCTCAGACTGGGACAGCCGTTAACTGGTGGTTTGTGGGTGCATTATTGGGGGGATTGTTGTTAGTAATGTTATTAATAATTTCCTTGAGTGTGGCGATAATTGGCTGGTTAGCAAGTGCTTTATTCGGTGGATGA
- a CDS encoding amino acid permease produces the protein MATDIRHQTENGYQSQITQPSSRENLNRRSLMRLPRSLSAIETSGFGLTGHANWFTIATVIQASMGPSAIFIWLPGILMGMMLNLQVKRIGEYFPDMAGGTPNYTARLLKNYPGLGSYAAIGYLLSWVATLPISAIVLTQLIKVNLNSLGFSCPETLLNITFTLITFILTFSGTRALSILHAFFVLPTVGVLSVFSIHGLFWLAFSPNSPGFFPATWPAFTFIDWAKWFYFGTYIFYCCDSTASFVADSRNPTKTLQFLKISAVAMLPVILGGSWVLMRLATAPGLKDDVFLNVLAACQVLWGPWVPTLVTFLVVASCLLSCATIVSNCPRMLYQLAVDGHISPTFAVVSRRGVFGFGLVFVLVLSLICLAWGNVPRLVAITNVGLVVCLMMFHLSLWLRRDRPEIRWPWWSLAFFVVDAVVLVVGGLAWGWQDFIIGLFFPLAVLAVEAGMSRIAFAPFHPSWWIRRYRNSSQRKIPDFVASQVVVLILLIVSAVAIGWIFGFKLYANSTVGLNLLVVLLVTVAFVAVAIACWTSLPQVVSMDEAREGAEQLFTIALDAIVVLDENGVICQTNPAAESIFGIDATGLIGSHLKKFLPGLGAQPEQWLSRSEQTFKLSDGSSRILEVAISDRFSQDASLSNQDLQEYVAIVRDISDRKQAEESLQKANEELEIKVEERTSELTHTVEQLQTEIEERLRIEENLRAMQNQIVVQEKLASLGSLTAGIAHEIRNPLNFVNNFSEVSTELTEELFAELENQGERLEPDTREYISELLTDLQANLKKINQHGQRADKIVGNMLLHSRGQSGHWEATDINSLLAEYINLAYHGMRAKEDAFNITIETEYDNEIGEVEVVPQDIGRVFLNIISNACYALHKEKQEMPEGFSPLLKVKTRNLDGRIEIRIFDNGPGIKPEVLDKIFNPFFTTKPAGEGTGLGLSISNDVVVQQHRGELKVETEIGNYTEFIITLPKNIARVKELRK, from the coding sequence ATGGCGACAGACATCCGACACCAGACAGAAAACGGCTACCAGTCACAAATAACTCAGCCTTCCTCAAGAGAAAATCTTAACAGGCGATCGCTCATGCGCCTCCCCCGAAGCCTGAGTGCCATCGAAACATCCGGCTTTGGTCTTACGGGTCATGCCAATTGGTTTACGATCGCCACAGTCATCCAAGCAAGCATGGGGCCTAGCGCCATCTTTATCTGGTTGCCCGGTATTCTTATGGGCATGATGCTCAATCTACAGGTAAAACGCATCGGCGAGTATTTCCCAGATATGGCTGGGGGAACACCCAACTATACCGCCAGACTGCTAAAAAATTATCCAGGTCTGGGAAGCTATGCAGCGATCGGCTACCTTTTAAGCTGGGTAGCAACACTGCCAATTTCTGCGATCGTACTAACCCAACTAATCAAAGTCAACCTCAATAGTTTAGGTTTTAGCTGTCCTGAAACTTTATTAAATATCACCTTCACACTTATAACCTTCATTCTGACATTCAGCGGCACCCGCGCCTTAAGTATTCTGCACGCCTTTTTTGTGTTGCCAACGGTGGGCGTATTATCCGTTTTTTCCATTCATGGTCTATTCTGGTTAGCTTTTTCTCCAAACAGTCCCGGATTTTTCCCCGCGACTTGGCCAGCATTCACCTTTATTGACTGGGCTAAGTGGTTTTACTTTGGTACGTACATTTTCTACTGCTGTGACTCCACTGCCAGTTTCGTAGCTGATAGCCGCAACCCGACTAAAACCTTGCAATTTCTCAAAATTTCCGCAGTGGCGATGCTACCTGTAATTTTGGGAGGTTCCTGGGTACTGATGCGCTTGGCCACCGCTCCTGGCCTGAAAGATGACGTATTCTTAAATGTATTAGCTGCCTGTCAGGTATTATGGGGGCCTTGGGTTCCCACCCTTGTCACCTTTCTAGTAGTGGCTAGCTGTCTTCTAAGTTGCGCGACAATTGTTTCCAACTGCCCCCGTATGTTGTACCAACTTGCCGTAGATGGACATATTTCGCCCACATTCGCAGTTGTATCCCGACGGGGCGTATTTGGATTTGGGCTGGTCTTTGTTTTGGTTCTCAGTTTAATCTGTCTAGCTTGGGGAAATGTGCCTCGGCTGGTGGCGATTACTAATGTTGGCTTAGTTGTCTGCCTGATGATGTTCCATCTCTCACTGTGGCTGCGGCGGGATCGACCCGAAATTCGCTGGCCTTGGTGGTCTCTTGCTTTTTTCGTAGTAGATGCGGTGGTTCTAGTCGTGGGAGGCTTGGCTTGGGGTTGGCAAGACTTTATCATTGGGTTGTTTTTTCCCCTTGCCGTTTTAGCAGTAGAGGCAGGGATGAGTCGTATTGCTTTTGCACCTTTCCATCCCTCCTGGTGGATTCGGCGTTACCGCAACAGCAGCCAGCGCAAAATCCCAGATTTTGTAGCGTCTCAGGTTGTAGTTTTAATCTTACTGATCGTTAGCGCCGTTGCGATCGGCTGGATTTTTGGCTTCAAATTATATGCTAACTCTACTGTTGGCTTGAATTTATTGGTAGTGCTACTCGTGACAGTTGCTTTTGTGGCGGTGGCGATCGCCTGCTGGACGAGTTTACCCCAAGTCGTCTCAATGGATGAAGCACGAGAGGGAGCAGAACAGCTATTTACCATTGCCCTAGATGCTATTGTCGTGCTGGATGAAAATGGTGTAATTTGTCAGACTAATCCCGCTGCTGAAAGCATTTTCGGAATAGATGCTACTGGGCTAATTGGGTCTCACCTAAAGAAATTTTTACCCGGATTAGGGGCTCAGCCGGAGCAGTGGCTCAGCCGTAGCGAACAAACTTTCAAGTTGTCCGATGGTAGTTCCCGCATTCTGGAAGTTGCGATCTCCGACCGATTTTCCCAAGATGCTTCCCTTTCCAATCAGGATCTGCAAGAATATGTGGCGATCGTGCGCGATATCAGCGATCGCAAACAAGCCGAGGAATCCCTGCAAAAAGCTAATGAGGAACTAGAGATCAAAGTCGAAGAGCGGACATCTGAACTCACTCATACTGTAGAGCAATTACAGACTGAAATTGAAGAGCGCCTGCGAATCGAAGAAAATCTCAGAGCTATGCAAAATCAGATTGTTGTTCAAGAAAAACTGGCTTCTCTGGGCAGTTTAACCGCAGGAATTGCCCACGAAATCAGAAACCCTTTAAACTTTGTCAACAATTTCTCAGAAGTTTCTACTGAATTAACCGAAGAACTATTTGCAGAACTGGAAAATCAAGGAGAACGCTTAGAACCGGATACAAGGGAATATATTTCTGAGCTATTAACCGATCTGCAAGCAAATCTTAAAAAAATTAATCAACACGGTCAAAGAGCCGACAAAATTGTTGGCAATATGCTTTTGCATTCAAGAGGACAAAGCGGCCATTGGGAAGCCACAGATATTAATAGTTTATTGGCAGAATATATCAATCTAGCCTATCACGGAATGCGAGCTAAGGAAGATGCTTTTAACATTACGATAGAAACCGAATATGACAATGAAATTGGGGAGGTAGAGGTCGTACCACAAGACATAGGTAGGGTTTTTCTTAACATTATCAGTAATGCTTGCTATGCACTTCATAAAGAGAAACAAGAAATGCCGGAAGGGTTTTCACCTCTACTTAAGGTGAAAACTAGAAATTTGGACGGCCGGATTGAAATCCGTATTTTCGATAATGGCCCAGGTATAAAACCAGAGGTACTCGATAAAATTTTCAATCCCTTTTTTACTACAAAACCAGCGGGGGAAGGTACTGGTCTAGGTCTGTCTATCAGTAACGATGTTGTCGTCCAGCAACATCGCGGAGAACTAAAAGTCGAAACAGAAATAGGTAATTACACAGAGTTTATAATCACATTGCCAAAAAACATAGCGAGGGTTAAGGAGTTAAGAAAATGA
- a CDS encoding response regulator: MKVMVVDDEEDIQSLFKQKFRKEIKAGQINFSFALSAEAALDYLENHEEASIVLILSDINMPGMNGLELLRIIKEKFTDLKVFMITAYEDEKNYQTAIAYGADDYITKPVNFDALKNKIVNLSIN; this comes from the coding sequence ATGAAAGTAATGGTTGTAGACGACGAAGAAGATATTCAGTCTTTATTCAAGCAAAAGTTTAGAAAAGAAATCAAAGCAGGGCAAATTAATTTTAGTTTTGCCTTGTCAGCAGAGGCTGCATTAGACTACTTAGAAAACCACGAAGAAGCTTCTATTGTCTTGATTTTGTCGGATATTAATATGCCAGGAATGAATGGGCTAGAATTGCTCAGAATCATTAAAGAAAAGTTTACCGATCTAAAAGTTTTTATGATTACTGCTTATGAAGATGAGAAAAATTACCAAACTGCAATAGCTTATGGAGCTGATGACTATATCACTAAGCCTGTTAATTTTGACGCGCTCAAAAATAAAATAGTTAATCTTAGCATAAATTAA
- a CDS encoding hybrid sensor histidine kinase/response regulator, with translation MPAKILFVDDEPDLESLISQRFRKKIRAEEYQVFFAYNGVEALAKLQEEPDIDIVLTDINMPVMDGIALLGKLNEIASLVKTIVISAYGDLGNIRKAMNAGAFDFLTKPINFQDLEITINKTLSHVQQLKENERSRQEREEKLRQSEARERQKAIELELALQNLQRTQAQLIQTEKMSSLGQLVAGVAHEINNPVNFIYGNLTYVNQYTQQLLDLINLYQIEANNYRKIEALIEEIELEFIREDLPKMLSSMMVGAERIRKIVLTLRNFSRLDEAEIKPVNIHEGIDSALMILQSRIKVKPDCPSIQVIQKYGDLPKIECYAGQLNQVFMNLLSNAIDALNYYDKERSPEEIKNQPSTITICTCMLNRDWVRICIKDNGPGMTNDVRNRLFSPFFTTKPVGEGTGLGLSISYQIVVDKHGGELMCFSQPDRGAEFVIEIPVRQSDRVQMKAS, from the coding sequence ATGCCAGCAAAAATATTATTTGTAGATGATGAGCCAGATTTAGAATCTCTAATTTCCCAGAGATTTAGAAAAAAAATTCGTGCCGAAGAATATCAAGTTTTTTTTGCATATAATGGCGTAGAAGCCCTCGCTAAGTTACAAGAAGAACCCGATATAGATATTGTCTTGACTGACATTAATATGCCAGTTATGGATGGGATCGCGTTGTTAGGGAAGCTGAATGAGATAGCTTCCCTAGTCAAAACAATAGTTATATCGGCTTATGGAGACTTGGGAAATATTAGAAAGGCGATGAACGCTGGGGCCTTTGATTTTTTGACTAAGCCGATAAATTTTCAGGATTTAGAAATTACAATTAACAAAACATTGTCCCATGTACAACAGTTAAAGGAAAATGAGCGCTCTCGCCAAGAAAGAGAGGAAAAATTACGGCAATCAGAAGCACGAGAGCGACAAAAAGCCATCGAATTAGAATTGGCACTGCAAAATTTACAGCGCACTCAAGCTCAGCTTATTCAGACTGAGAAAATGTCTAGTTTAGGACAATTAGTTGCGGGTGTTGCCCACGAAATTAATAATCCTGTTAACTTTATCTATGGCAATTTAACTTATGTCAATCAGTATACTCAACAGCTATTAGATTTAATCAACCTTTACCAGATTGAGGCCAATAATTACCGTAAAATCGAAGCTTTAATTGAGGAAATAGAGCTAGAATTTATCAGAGAGGATCTCCCTAAAATGCTGTCTTCGATGATGGTGGGGGCAGAACGTATCCGTAAGATTGTACTGACGTTGCGGAACTTTTCCCGCCTTGACGAAGCTGAGATCAAACCAGTTAATATTCATGAGGGAATTGATAGCGCTCTCATGATTTTGCAGAGTAGGATCAAGGTTAAACCAGATTGTCCCTCTATCCAAGTCATTCAAAAATACGGGGATTTGCCTAAAATAGAATGTTATGCCGGTCAGTTGAATCAGGTATTTATGAATTTACTGAGCAATGCAATTGATGCCTTGAATTACTATGATAAAGAACGCAGCCCGGAGGAAATTAAAAATCAGCCTAGTACGATTACGATTTGTACTTGTATGCTGAATCGTGATTGGGTGAGAATCTGTATTAAAGATAATGGGCCGGGGATGACGAACGATGTAAGAAATCGGCTATTTAGCCCTTTTTTCACAACTAAACCTGTGGGTGAAGGTACGGGATTGGGTTTATCTATTAGCTATCAGATTGTAGTGGATAAGCATGGGGGAGAGTTGATGTGTTTTTCGCAGCCAGATCGGGGTGCAGAATTTGTGATTGAGATTCCTGTTAGGCAAAGCGATCGGGTACAGATGAAGGCAAGTTAA